One genomic window of Neisseria sp. oral taxon 014 str. F0314 includes the following:
- a CDS encoding OmpA family protein codes for MNILKPLTVAVLAAPLALAGCVTDPVTGQQSASKTAVYGLGGAAVCGIVGALTHGGKGARNSALACGAIGAGVGGYMDYQAKKLRESLANTDVKVEQQGNQIKLVMPENVTFATNSATLSANARDALTAASKTLVQYPDTTLTINGHTDNTGSDAINDPLSRNRAQSVASFLQSQGVAGSRLTTAGHGSRQPVASNATPEGRAQNRRVEILINPDQNAIKAAQQ; via the coding sequence ATGAACATTTTGAAACCGTTGACCGTTGCAGTATTGGCCGCCCCTTTGGCACTGGCCGGCTGCGTTACCGACCCCGTTACCGGGCAACAAAGTGCCAGCAAAACCGCCGTTTACGGCCTGGGCGGTGCGGCAGTGTGCGGCATTGTCGGCGCGCTGACCCACGGCGGCAAGGGCGCGCGCAATTCCGCGCTGGCCTGCGGTGCCATCGGCGCGGGGGTAGGCGGCTATATGGATTATCAGGCGAAAAAACTGCGCGAAAGTCTGGCCAATACCGATGTGAAGGTCGAGCAGCAGGGCAACCAAATCAAACTGGTGATGCCTGAAAACGTAACCTTCGCCACCAACAGCGCCACGTTGAGCGCCAACGCGCGCGACGCGCTGACCGCCGCATCGAAAACGCTGGTCCAGTATCCGGATACGACGCTGACCATCAACGGCCATACCGACAACACCGGTTCCGATGCCATAAACGACCCTCTGTCGCGCAACCGTGCCCAGTCGGTCGCCTCTTTCCTGCAATCGCAGGGCGTGGCCGGTTCGCGCCTGACCACCGCCGGCCACGGCTCGCGCCAGCCGGTCGCGTCTAACGCCACACCGGAAGGCCGCGCGCAAAACCGTCGCGTAGAAATCCTGATTAACCCCGACCAAAACGCCATCAAAGCGGCGCAACAGTAA